In Opisthocomus hoazin isolate bOpiHoa1 chromosome 14, bOpiHoa1.hap1, whole genome shotgun sequence, the following proteins share a genomic window:
- the CENPI gene encoding centromere protein I isoform X2 yields the protein MQRRQSSKTPKQPLQGHHENQTDLSAWRKGGRIDPGKSVQNIQSPNDQKNDSKQDSLEQALSYFAKVQDRVSLKNNSVLQKHLTTVESIALQRGLPPEGFDVLLNVALSGKLADTVNTRLLKSLVPASVIPETSVISSVSWLCVSKCSGNIQLLFLRWLITVFDFIDRKEQLHALYGFFFSFLQDEKMCPYVCHLLYLLTRKESVKPFRIRRLLDLQAKMGMQSHLQALLSLYKLFCPELVTITLPGKMKKWNTQLIIPASSTNKNNLEENREKNHVDLYSTSESFPVEQLQTFPQLLQNIHCLEFPSQMGSVLTNPLLLHYMNCIKDESVYLRLYYWMGQTLQEECTWCVADNNQYEEEFKDFLETVYKTECFLQEGFSSCEEFLYKSLPLWDGFCCRSQILKLVSWIPLSSSSEMKSHLYDPLAQLFFTSSLYFKCSVLETLKELLQNWLNWHMIHLDSEFESEVYSLNTTLSGLVNVVAELIHFVGWISTVALRLENNATFLLYFILDFYETVCDMYLRYNLPLLIMPPAGVFYPALLSMDSVSLNQLCYIMYRYRTNLVAAKENELSKKKTLQFKFSSQIYQEYNQYIIAMVGCLWTSRAFQKDIHPQGLRMDDELLKKTAVQEFRTSFNIVYHPAMMGYAVLFLQQAWPDDTTFDLSLIKGKRWNWYLEYLYAQGLKGLKVFIESSINRVSQASHSKAGNVQV from the exons ATGCAGCGAAGACAGAGCTCTAAGACCCCAAAGCAGCCTCTGCAAGGTCACCATGAAAATCAAACTGATCTCTCTGCGTGGCGAAAAGGAGGGAGAATTGACCCTGGAAAAAGTGTTCAGAATATTCAGTCTCCTAACGATCAGAAAAATGACAGCAAGCAAGACTCTCTTGAGCAAGCTTTAAGCTACTTTGCGAAAG ttcaAGATCGTGTTTCACTGAAAAACAACAGTGTTCTGCAGAAACACTTGACTACTGTGGAAAGTATTGCCCTGCAAAGAGGGTTACCCCCTGAAGGATTTGATGTATTGCTAAACGTGGCACTAAGTGGCAAACTTG CTGATACAGTGAATACTCGTTTATTGAAGAGTCTGGTTCCGGCCTCAGTAATACCAGAAACTTCCGTGATTTCATCTGTATCTTGGCTCTGTGTCAGCAAATGCTCAGGCAACATCCAG CTGCTTTTTTTAAGATGGCTGATCACAGTGTTTGACTTCATTGATCGCAAGGAACAACTTCATGCCCTCTatggtttcttcttttccttcctgcaagATGAGAAGATG TGCCCCTATGTCTGCCACCTACTCTACCTGCTGACCAGGAAAGAAAGTG TCAAGCCGTTTCGGATTAGGAGACTGCTAGACCTCCAAGCAAAAATG GGAATGCAGTCTCATCTGCAGGCTCTGCTATCACTTTACAAACTCTTCTGTCCTGAGCTGGTGACCATAACCCTTCCTGGGAAAATGAAG AAATGGAATACCCAGTTGATTATACCTGCAAGCagtacaaacaaaaataatttagaagaGAACAGGGAAAAGAACCATGTTGATTTGTACAGTACGAGTGAGTCTTTTCCAGTGGAGCAGCTGCAGACGTTTCCTCAGCTCCTACAAAATATCCACTGTCTAGAG TTTCCTTCCCAGATGGGTTCAGTGCTAACAAACCCTTTATTGCTTCACTACATGAATTGCATCAAAGATGAATCTGTTTACCTGAGGCTCTACTATTGgatgggccagactcttcagGAAG AATGCACCTGGTGTGTGGCTGATAATAACCAATATGAAGAGGAGTTCAAGGACTTCCTGGAAACTGTCTACAAGACAGAGTGTTTCTTGCAG GAGGGATTTTCTTCCTGTGAAGAGTTCCTGTATAAGAGCCTTCCTCTCTGGGATGGCTTCTGCTGTCGATCACAAATCCTCAAACTTGTGAGTTGGAtccccctcagcagctcctctg aaatgaaGTCACATCTCTATGATCCCCTGGCACAGCTCTTTTTCACATCGTCCCTTTACTTTAAG TGCAGTGTTCTTGAGACTCTGAAAGAGCTGTTGCAGAACTGGTTAAATTGGCACATGATTCATTTGGATTCAGAGTTTGAGTCTGAAGTCTATTCCTT GAATACCACTCTTTCTGGACTAGTGAATGTGGTGGCTGAACTGATCCACTTTGTTGGATGGATCTCTACTGTTGCACTGCGTTTGGAAAACAATGCTACTTTCTTGCTGTACTTCATCCTGGATTTCTATGAGACC GTGTGCGACATGTATCTGAGGTACAATCTGCCTTTGTTGATAATGCCTCCTGCTGGAGTTTTCTACCCTGCACTTCTCAGCATGGATTCTGTCAGCTTGAATCAGCTCTGCTACATTATGTACAG gtatCGAACCAACTTGGTggctgcaaaagaaaatgagctGAGTAAAAAG AAAACACTGCAATTCAAGTTCAGTAGCCAGATATATCAAGAGTACAACCAGTACATAATAGCTATGGTGGGTTGTCTGTGGACATCCAGGGCATTCCAGAAGGATATTCATCCTCAAGGTCTTCGTATGGATGATGAACTGCTAAAGAAAACCGCAGTGCAGGAATTCAGAACCAGCTTTAACATTGTCTACCACCCAGCCATGATGGGCTATGCTGTCCTCTTCCTGCAGCAG GCTTGGCCAGATGATACCACCTTTGACTTGAGTTTAATTAAG GGAAAGAGGTGGAACTGGTATCTGGAATACCTCTATGCACAAGGTTTGAAGGGCCTGAAGGTCTTTATTGAAAGCAGCATCAATCGTGTTTCCCAGGCCTCTCACAGTAAAGCAGGGAATGTACAAGTGTGA
- the CENPI gene encoding centromere protein I isoform X1, whose product MQRRQSSKTPKQPLQGHHENQTDLSAWRKGGRIDPGKSVQNIQSPNDQKNDSKQDSLEQALSYFAKVQDRVSLKNNSVLQKHLTTVESIALQRGLPPEGFDVLLNVALSGKLADTVNTRLLKSLVPASVIPETSVISSVSWLCVSKCSGNIQLLFLRWLITVFDFIDRKEQLHALYGFFFSFLQDEKMCPYVCHLLYLLTRKESVKPFRIRRLLDLQAKMGMQSHLQALLSLYKLFCPELVTITLPGKMKTYFKSSEGPWKAAINTVRRRNQENSLVSQPLFLGTAQPQSRKRKWNTQLIIPASSTNKNNLEENREKNHVDLYSTSESFPVEQLQTFPQLLQNIHCLEFPSQMGSVLTNPLLLHYMNCIKDESVYLRLYYWMGQTLQEECTWCVADNNQYEEEFKDFLETVYKTECFLQEGFSSCEEFLYKSLPLWDGFCCRSQILKLVSWIPLSSSSEMKSHLYDPLAQLFFTSSLYFKCSVLETLKELLQNWLNWHMIHLDSEFESEVYSLNTTLSGLVNVVAELIHFVGWISTVALRLENNATFLLYFILDFYETVCDMYLRYNLPLLIMPPAGVFYPALLSMDSVSLNQLCYIMYRYRTNLVAAKENELSKKKTLQFKFSSQIYQEYNQYIIAMVGCLWTSRAFQKDIHPQGLRMDDELLKKTAVQEFRTSFNIVYHPAMMGYAVLFLQQAWPDDTTFDLSLIKGKRWNWYLEYLYAQGLKGLKVFIESSINRVSQASHSKAGNVQV is encoded by the exons ATGCAGCGAAGACAGAGCTCTAAGACCCCAAAGCAGCCTCTGCAAGGTCACCATGAAAATCAAACTGATCTCTCTGCGTGGCGAAAAGGAGGGAGAATTGACCCTGGAAAAAGTGTTCAGAATATTCAGTCTCCTAACGATCAGAAAAATGACAGCAAGCAAGACTCTCTTGAGCAAGCTTTAAGCTACTTTGCGAAAG ttcaAGATCGTGTTTCACTGAAAAACAACAGTGTTCTGCAGAAACACTTGACTACTGTGGAAAGTATTGCCCTGCAAAGAGGGTTACCCCCTGAAGGATTTGATGTATTGCTAAACGTGGCACTAAGTGGCAAACTTG CTGATACAGTGAATACTCGTTTATTGAAGAGTCTGGTTCCGGCCTCAGTAATACCAGAAACTTCCGTGATTTCATCTGTATCTTGGCTCTGTGTCAGCAAATGCTCAGGCAACATCCAG CTGCTTTTTTTAAGATGGCTGATCACAGTGTTTGACTTCATTGATCGCAAGGAACAACTTCATGCCCTCTatggtttcttcttttccttcctgcaagATGAGAAGATG TGCCCCTATGTCTGCCACCTACTCTACCTGCTGACCAGGAAAGAAAGTG TCAAGCCGTTTCGGATTAGGAGACTGCTAGACCTCCAAGCAAAAATG GGAATGCAGTCTCATCTGCAGGCTCTGCTATCACTTTACAAACTCTTCTGTCCTGAGCTGGTGACCATAACCCTTCCTGGGAAAATGAAG ACTTACTTCAAGAGTTCAGAGGGCCCATGGAAAGCAGCAATCAACACAGTAAGGCGAAGAAACCAGGAAAACTCTCTAGTGTCCCAGCCACTGTTTTTAGGCACAGCTCAACCTCAGTCACGAAAAAGG AAATGGAATACCCAGTTGATTATACCTGCAAGCagtacaaacaaaaataatttagaagaGAACAGGGAAAAGAACCATGTTGATTTGTACAGTACGAGTGAGTCTTTTCCAGTGGAGCAGCTGCAGACGTTTCCTCAGCTCCTACAAAATATCCACTGTCTAGAG TTTCCTTCCCAGATGGGTTCAGTGCTAACAAACCCTTTATTGCTTCACTACATGAATTGCATCAAAGATGAATCTGTTTACCTGAGGCTCTACTATTGgatgggccagactcttcagGAAG AATGCACCTGGTGTGTGGCTGATAATAACCAATATGAAGAGGAGTTCAAGGACTTCCTGGAAACTGTCTACAAGACAGAGTGTTTCTTGCAG GAGGGATTTTCTTCCTGTGAAGAGTTCCTGTATAAGAGCCTTCCTCTCTGGGATGGCTTCTGCTGTCGATCACAAATCCTCAAACTTGTGAGTTGGAtccccctcagcagctcctctg aaatgaaGTCACATCTCTATGATCCCCTGGCACAGCTCTTTTTCACATCGTCCCTTTACTTTAAG TGCAGTGTTCTTGAGACTCTGAAAGAGCTGTTGCAGAACTGGTTAAATTGGCACATGATTCATTTGGATTCAGAGTTTGAGTCTGAAGTCTATTCCTT GAATACCACTCTTTCTGGACTAGTGAATGTGGTGGCTGAACTGATCCACTTTGTTGGATGGATCTCTACTGTTGCACTGCGTTTGGAAAACAATGCTACTTTCTTGCTGTACTTCATCCTGGATTTCTATGAGACC GTGTGCGACATGTATCTGAGGTACAATCTGCCTTTGTTGATAATGCCTCCTGCTGGAGTTTTCTACCCTGCACTTCTCAGCATGGATTCTGTCAGCTTGAATCAGCTCTGCTACATTATGTACAG gtatCGAACCAACTTGGTggctgcaaaagaaaatgagctGAGTAAAAAG AAAACACTGCAATTCAAGTTCAGTAGCCAGATATATCAAGAGTACAACCAGTACATAATAGCTATGGTGGGTTGTCTGTGGACATCCAGGGCATTCCAGAAGGATATTCATCCTCAAGGTCTTCGTATGGATGATGAACTGCTAAAGAAAACCGCAGTGCAGGAATTCAGAACCAGCTTTAACATTGTCTACCACCCAGCCATGATGGGCTATGCTGTCCTCTTCCTGCAGCAG GCTTGGCCAGATGATACCACCTTTGACTTGAGTTTAATTAAG GGAAAGAGGTGGAACTGGTATCTGGAATACCTCTATGCACAAGGTTTGAAGGGCCTGAAGGTCTTTATTGAAAGCAGCATCAATCGTGTTTCCCAGGCCTCTCACAGTAAAGCAGGGAATGTACAAGTGTGA